The following proteins are encoded in a genomic region of Astatotilapia calliptera chromosome 22, fAstCal1.2, whole genome shotgun sequence:
- the olah gene encoding S-acyl fatty acid synthase thioesterase, medium chain, whose protein sequence is MEQTASNSMDKVVNCFKKRPDAVARLICFPWAGGGSIHYARWGNVLSSSVEVLAVKLPGRESRAKEPFFENMQQIVDEVISVLLPLLKEKPFALFGHSFGAFTSFAVADALKKIHNVEPVHIFLSGASAPYSETRIKTPKRSDLSDEDFLKWLISIGGTPPELLANPEVLKLFLPALKADLHVVENYRCNKASSPLFSCPVTCFDGKDDIPHDLQAWKDITSGDFTIKMFHGSHFYLKDSGNEKIILDYVTKHLETSEMDYL, encoded by the exons ATGGAGCAGACAGCAAGTAATAg CATGGACAAGGTGGTAAACTGTTTCAAGAAAAGACCAGATGCTGTGGCCAGACTGATCTGCTTCCCCTGGGCAGGTGGAGGGTCCATACACTACGCTCGCTGGGGAAATGTCCTCAGCAGCTCTGTTGAAG tgttgGCTGTCAAACTTCCCGGCAGAGAGAGTCGAGCTAAAGAGCCATTCTTCGAAAACATGCAGCAGATCGTGGATGAAGTGATTAGTGTGTTGTTGCCGCTGCTAAAGGAGAAGCCATTCGCTCTGTTTGGCCACAG TTTCGGTGCCTTCACAAGCTTCGCTGTTGCAGACGCGCTGAAGAAAATTCACAACGTGGAGCCAGTTCACATCTTTCTGTCTGGTGCTTCTGCACCTTAT TCAGAGACTCGCATTAAAACCCCAAAGAGAAGCGACTTGTCTGATGAAGATTTTCTTAAGTGGTTAATTTCGATTGGAGGAACTCCTCCTGAGCTCCTGGCGAACCCTGAAGTCCTCAAGCTCTTCCTTCCCGCCCTGAAGGCTGACCTGCACGTAGTGGAGAACTACAG ATGTAACAAGGCGAGCAGCCCGCTTTTCTCCTGCCCGGTCACGTGTTTTGACGGGAAGGATGACATTCCTCATGATTTACAAG CTTGGAAAGACATCACATCAGGAGATTTCACCATAAAGATGTTCCACGGATCTCATTTCTACCTGAAGGACTCTGGaaacgaaaaaataattttgGATTACGTCACAAAACATTTGGAAACCTCAGAAATGGATTATTTATAA